In Gemmatimonadetes bacterium T265, one DNA window encodes the following:
- a CDS encoding dehydrogenase: MRVMVIVKASPESEAGAPASTEMLEAMGRYNEELVRAGVMLAGEGLHPSTKGKRVRFSGSQRTVVDGPFTETKELIAGFWLWQVRSMDEAVEWARRCPNPMPGESELELRPVFEADDFGPELTPELRAQEERLRAQAADR, from the coding sequence ATGCGTGTCATGGTGATCGTGAAGGCCAGTCCGGAGTCCGAAGCGGGCGCCCCGGCGAGCACGGAAATGTTGGAGGCCATGGGCCGGTACAACGAGGAGCTCGTACGGGCGGGCGTCATGCTCGCGGGCGAGGGGTTACACCCGAGCACGAAGGGAAAGCGCGTGCGCTTTTCCGGCAGCCAGCGCACGGTGGTCGACGGCCCGTTCACCGAGACCAAGGAGCTGATTGCGGGCTTCTGGCTGTGGCAGGTGCGGTCGATGGACGAGGCGGTCGAGTGGGCGCGACGCTGCCCGAACCCGATGCCAGGCGAGTCCGAACTCGAGCTCCGCCCCGTGTTCGAGGCCGACGACTTCGGGCCCGAGCTCACGCCCGAGCTCCGCGCGCAGGAGGAGCGGCTCCGCGCGCAGGCGGCGGACCGCTGA